A region from the Drosophila bipectinata strain 14024-0381.07 chromosome 3R, DbipHiC1v2, whole genome shotgun sequence genome encodes:
- the M1BP gene encoding transcription factor Ouib gives MSKSALKHLKSTCRVCGKYASNKRSPKIFDRTNTKMVDNIEALTGLRLENYGCLPDQICECCNMELASAIKLRERCLAAQRELLQGLTEEQRQGISPFYRAAVMGEEVQEVVKGSKPEENEDIQTYQQIEYENPKMEIIADGSKIEYDTSKIEYDNSKIEYENVYFEVAEGNAGDYDETSIIEEAEYESLLADDDEKQQYVEVDAEAAEMIVGDVAESYVYDSDDEVAVLDNVLDDEYEHENIVVKKSSLPPKPKNRGDDSRRRATGGVYICDQCGNHIKGRMAFELHCRRHRGDKQYGCELCQSRFCTTSELKRHMRKHTGERPFACQYCGRCFTDYTTRVKHERTHTNERPYVCGTCGKAFTTGYILKNHMLIHSGERAYRCELCDKSFMLPTHLSTHFRSGVHKRHLEKAEMKQAMEHELKRELKVEEEDSLHI, from the exons atgtcaaagtcTGCGCTAAAACATCTAAAGAGCACGTGCCGCGTCTGCGGAAAGTACGCGAGCAACAAAAGATCACCGAAAATATTCGACAGGACTAACACAAAGATGGTCGACAACATCGAGGCCCTCACTGGTCTGCGG CTCGAAAACTATGGATGTTTGCCGGACCAGATTTGCGAATGCTGCAACATGGAATTGGCGTCGGCCATAAAGTTGAGAGAGCGCTGCCTCGCCGCACAAAGAGAGCTCCTCCAGGGATTGACCGAGGAGCAGCGCCAGGGAATCTCGCCATTTTACCGTGCCGCCGTCATGGGAGAGGAAGTTCAGGAGGTGGTTAAGGGCTCGAAACCAGAAGagaatgaagatatacaaacCTATCAACAGATTGAGTATGAGAATCCGAAGATGGAGATTATAGCCGACGGCTCCAAGATTGAATACGACACCTCAAAGATTGAATACGACAATTCAAAGATCGAGTACGAGAATGTCTATTTTGAGGTGGCCGAGGGCAATGCTGGCGATTATGATGAGACCTCCATTATTGAAGAGGCCGAATATGAGTCCCTTCTAGCCGACGACGACGAGAAGCAGCAGTATGTGGAGGTTGACGCGGAAGCTGCTGAAATGATTGTTGGGGACGTCGCTGAATCGTATGTGTACGACTCGGACGATGAAGTGGCCGTTCttgacaatgttttggatgatgAATATGAGCACGAGAACATAGTTGTAAAGAAGTCGAGTCTGCCACCAAAGCCTAAAAACCGTGGCGACGACTCACGTCGCCGTGCAACCGGAGGAGTTTACATTTGCGATCAATGTGGTAACCATATTAAGGGTCGAATGGCCTTTGAGCTACATTGCCGTCGCCATCGCGGAGACAAACAATACGGATGCGA GCTTTGTCAGTCGAGGTTCTGCACCACATCAGAGCTTAAGCGCCACATGCGGAAACACACCGGCGAGCGACCCTTTGCATGCCAGTACTGCGGCCGCTGTTTCACTGATTATACAACACGTGTGAAGCACGAACGTACCCACACTAACGAACGCCCTTATGTTTGTGGCACTTGTGGCAAGGCCTTCACCACTGGCTACATCCTTAAGAATCACATGCTGATACATTCCGGCGAGCGAGCCTACAG ATGTGAACTCTGCGACAAGTCATTTATGCTACCCACTCATTTAAGCACCCACTTCCGTTCGGGAGTGCACAAACGGCACCTGGAAAAGGCCGAAATGAAGCAGGCCATGGAGCATGAGCTGAAGCGAGAACTCAAGGTGGAAGAGGAGGACAGTTTGCACATCTAG